TTCGGACAAGCAGTTTCTGCCCCCCCTTTTCGCTGAATGGAGCGGATAAGCCTCGCTCTGGGTGGGCGATCGCTGCTGAGGACTGTGTTGGCGATCGCATCAGGCGATCGCTTGCCTTCAAGCGACCGGTTCGCAGGAAACTTACCCACGATCGGCTGGTGAATAGAGTCAGGTCGGTAAACCCTGCGAGAACTACCCAAAAAGCCCACTTGCCAGGTTCGGCTAGCTGGTAGCGGGAGCGCGATAGAATACGGCGTTAGCATCTGCCGAATCCCGCGATCGTCATGCCCCCATTAGATTTCCTGATCGTCGACGTTTTCGCGGTCGGACCTTTCACCGGCAACCAACTGGCCGTGTTCCTCGACGCGGGCGACCTGAGCACCGAACAAATGCAGCAGCTCGCGCGCGAGATGAACTATTCGGAAACCACCTTCGTGTTGTCGCGATCGCCCCGTGAGGGCGGTTACGACGTCCGGATCTTCACGCCCAAGCGCGAACTCCCCTTTGCCGGCCATCCCACCCTCGGCACCGCTTACGCGATCGCCCGCGAACTGATCGGTACCTTCCCCGAACGTCTCGTCCTCAATTTACCCATCGGTCCGATCGGCGTGACCGCCAGCTCTGCCAATTCGGACGCCTACGACGCAACCGGCGAGACGATTTACTGGATGCGCCAGGCTCCCCCCAACCTCGGTCCCGAGCTGGACCCCGCCGCGATCGCGGCTGCAATCGGCTTGCCTCCAGAGGCGATCGATCCCGACTATCCCGTTGAGGAAGTCTCGACCGGTTTGCCTTGCGCGATCGTGCCGCTGCGATCGCTCGCGTGGCTAAAAAAAGCGCGCCTCAACCGCGAACGATTTGCCGCACTCGCTGCAATGACCCAGTCCCAGGCCATCCTCATGTTCTGCCGGGACACCTACCATCCCGAGAACGACCTCTGCGCGCGCGTGTTCGCTCCCGGTGCGGGCGTTGATGAGGATCCGGCAACTGGCAGTGCTAACGGTTGCTTGGCAGCTTATCTCGTCGCGCACGCCTATCTTGGCAACACTGAAGAAATCGACGCGCGGGTCGAGCAAGGCTATGAAATCCAACGACCGTCGCTGCTGCTCCTGCGTGCCAGAGCAGATGGCAGGGCGATTTCCGTCGAAGTGGGCGGCCGCGTCGTCCCGATCGCGTGCGGAACGTTGATTGCGGAATGTTGATTTTAGGACGCGATTCAAGAGGCTGAGGGCTTAGGATCGCCGACGGCGGCACCGCTCGGAGCAATACTTGACTTCATTCCAACAGTCGGCCCATTTCTTGCGCCAGGTAAACGGGCGATCGCAAACGGGACATACTTTTGTTGGAAGGTCTACCTTATTTCGCTGCCGGGCCATGACGCGGTCGAGTTGAGGATTTGGTGTTTCGATCCTAGCGGCTGTCGCATTCGGGTCGAACCCCGCACCAGCACTAACGGTCGCTCGGAGGAAGCGGGGAACGCAGATTCTTAACATAAATGCGATCGCAACGCGGCGTGTCCACACCCGTTGCCGGTTGGTAGCCATTGCGTTCGTAAAGGCGCACGGCAGCCGCTAATACAGTTGCCGTTTCCAACCAGATTTCGTGCCAGTCGCGGGCGGCAACTGCGGCTTCAAGTTCCTGCAACAAAAACCAACCCAACCCTTGTCCGCGTGCTTTCGGAAGCAAATACATCTTGCGAATTTCCACCGCGCGATCGCCGCGATCGCGCGGATAGTAGGCACCCGTCCCGACGAGTTCGGAGTCGCGCTCCACGACCCAAAACTCTCCGCCGGTTTGCCAATAATGCGATTCCACCCCCACCACATCGCGATCCGCCGCTTCGGGTTGCCAGGGTAGTCCGTATTCCATCAACACCGAACAAATGACCCGTGCTGCAACCTCTCGATCGCGGGGTTTCCAGGGGCGAATTGTAAAGTCTCGATAGACAGATGGCATGACCGAATATGCGGAACATCTGACGGCAGATACCTTACCTTATCCGACCTTTTCCGACTTAGCAATGATGCAAGTGCCGACGTTCTCCGACTGACAAGTCGAGATAGGTTTCATAAACTAGCGGACAACTAGAACCGCTCGCTTCAATCAACCGTTATGAATGCCATCGATTCCAACTACGACTTGGCCGGTTGTACCTACATGCAACCGCGTTCTTGGCAGACTGCTACTCGCGTGAACTGGCTCATCAACCACTATCTCACCGACAAACATTTGAGCGATCGCGTGCGCGATTTACCCACACAGTTCGCCGATCCTCAACCCCGTCTGTGGGAGACGATTAACTGGAACGCGATCGAGCCCGAGCACATCCTCGGCATGCCAACGGATGACTTTCTTGCTATCTTGAGCGGCATCATCGATACCGAAACCCCAATTCGCTGGTATACCCAAACAAGCCGACAATATCTCGAACCCATTCATCCCGAAATGGCCCGTTTTGTAGGCGGGATCGCGACCGATGATGGTACCCTTGTCGAGCCCGGTTTGTGGGAGAAAGAAGAACGCCAACACGCCCCTGCATTGCGCAAAGTTTACCGACACTTAACCGGACGGTCGTACCTTCCCAATCCGCCATCGCCCAAACTGTATCGACCGTCTGGGTCTCCGTTAGCCGACCTATACCGCCACGGTTTGCATCGCGTCGTAACCGAATGCGGCGCGACGTGCTTGTACATTTGGCTGATGGCGCGGACGACCGGCCCCCTGCAGCAGGTATTTTACGAACTCGCTCGCGATGAAATCAACCACGCGTGCAAATTCTGGGGGTTCGGGGTCTGGCTTTATCCGGACTCGTATCTCGCACGTTTGTGGCAGGCGATCGCGGGCGATCGCGTCCCTTCTGAACGTCAACTAACCGATTCCGTGCCCGTAGAGCTTGCTCCCGTGCGCGACCTATCCCGCACCTTCTATCGAATGTCAAGCGTACTGGCTTGGAACGATTGGTCGGCCGCCCATAAACTCGAATTTGTCCATACGTGCGCGCGGGTCATGGGGCGTTTGTTGAGCTGGCACAGAACCCTGACACCAGAGTTTCTTCGTACGCAGTTTGGGCAGCCACCAGCAGTCCGATAGCGCGCCCAATAACCAGAGCGCCTGTTCCTGCCCACCGATACAGACCACCGTTCAGCTGCGGAGATCCCTCTAGTGATGGCAAAATCCACTGTCTGCGATCGCGATGCGACGCAATTGGTTTCGACTCTCCCCGACGACCTCGATCGCCAGCGTTTGCCGCATCATGTTGCGGTCATTATGGACGGCAACGGCCGGTGGGCGCGCCAGCGCGGGTTGCCGCGCCCGGTCGGCCACCGTCGAGGTGTGGGGGCCTTGAAAGACCTACTCAGTTACTGCCGAGATTGGGGCATTGGAACGCTAACAGCCTATGCATTTTCAACTGAAAACTGGCACCGTCCGAGCCAAGAAGTCGAGTTTTTATTGTGCTTGTTCGAGCGATTGCTGCAATCCGAATTAGACGCTCTCGACGAGAACGACATTCGCTTGCACTTTATCGGCGAACTGTCGGAACTGCCAAGCGGGTTGCAACGCAGTATCGAACGCGCGCGGGCGCGCACCCAAACGAATGAGGGCGTACGGTTCAATGTTGCGGTGAACTACGGCGGACGCGCGGAGATCTTACGGGCTTGTCGCCGGCTGGCCTGCCAAGTTGCTGAAGGTCGGCTCTCTCCAGACGAGATCGATACCGCACAGTTCGCCCGTCAGCTTTACACCGCCGACGGTCCCGACCCAGATTTGCTCATCCGGACGAGCGGCGAGCTGCGTCTGAGCAACTTTTTGCTCTGGCAAGTGGCCTATGCAGAACTTTACGTCACCGATGCATTTTGGCCGGATTTCGATCGCGCGGAATTCCATCGAGCTCTGGTTGCCTTCCAACAGCGCGATCGGCGGTTCGGTCAACTCAAAAGCAGTCGAGATACATAACGGCATATCCCACGTCACGTGCTATCGATCTGGTTATTTGTATTCGACTAAACAATAGCCGCGACCGAGTAGGCGATTGCGATGAAATGAGAGCACTCCGAAGACATTGGGAAATTTACCGGCGATGCACGCTACTGCGTAGAGCAGTGCGTTGCGGCGGCCGCACTGCGATCGCTTGAACCGAAACACCTTGTAAATCATTAGCGGATACACGAGCGCGATCGCTAAACTCAGTCCGCGCGTCGGCCAAGCGAGTCCGAGGGCAACGGTAGGAACGATCGCCCCCCAGAGCAAAATGCTGCGACATTCTTTAACGCAATACCTCTCGGGTTCGCGACCGTGCAACCACGCTCCCTGAGCGCAAGCATGACCCGCCCGCAAGGCCCGTTGCCACCATTGCCGAAAATGCACCATCGCCGCATCGTGCAGCGTCATATCGGCGTCGATACGGAGAACTTTCCATCCTTGCTGGCGCAAGCGGTAGCACAGCTCCGGTTCCTCCCCGGCAATCAGGTGTGGAGCGAATCCACCAACCTGCTTGAGTGCGGCAACGCGCATCATGGCATCGCCGCCACAGGCAAGGGTCTCGCCAATCGGCGTGTTCCATTCCAAATCGCACAAGCGATTGTAAGGCGATCGCTCGGGAAAGCGCTCGCGACGGCGCCCGCAGACAGCAGCAACCTCCGGGCGTCCTTGCAGGGTCGATCGGGCCGTTTCCAGCCAACCGGCAGCAATCTCGCAATCGCCATCGACAAACTGCACGTATTCGAGGGTTGAATCGAGTTCCATCAGCCGCACCCAGCCTGCATTCCGCGCGCGTGCTGCCGTGAATGGCTGGGATAGATCGAGCTCGACAACATCAATTCCGCGTTGCTTAGCAAGTTCGATACTGTTATCGACGGACCCGGAGTCAACATACACGACACAAGCCACTTTCCCGACAATCGCGTCGAGGCATTGTCGGAGGCGATCGCCTTCGTTGCGACCGATCGCGACGAGCCCGAGTTTGGATAGATCTGATGTCACGCTATTTGCTGTGGACTTGCATTACTTGCTCATAGGAATCTCTATAAATTTCTGCTCAGGTGCCACTATCCCACGAAACTCTGGCTCTACAAACCAGTCTTTCGTTTTGCACAAGAGGAGCATGAACTTCCTCTCCAGCCTGCCTCATTTTTTCTCCTAACCTGGATTATTCACGAAGTTTTTGACGAAGCCTCAAACCCTTGCTCTGACTAGGCTCCAATCTATGTGTATAGAAACGCACTGTCATTGAGCGAAAAAGTCTGCAAGCCTTGCAAGGTAAAAGGTTTAGGGTCTCCGCATAAGAGCTCATGATTAATCCAAGCTAACCTTTACTTCCTACGCTCGATCAACCGATTATTATAACTTTTCATGTTGTATGCCAGGTTCTTCAGTCCAATCCACATAGATACACTCAGAAACAAGACAATCAGAAAAACTAATCATCCTTCTCCATGAAACTAATGTTTCTGGGGTTGAGACTATTTAAAGAATCCATGAAGTCCTAGTGGGGAAGCGTAAGAGCGCGCCGAACATCTTGACCAGACTCAAGCAGATAACCTTGACTCACGCTCGGCTGACAGGTGTCCGACCATGCAAATTCTCGTTTAGACCTAGGCAAATATAAGTCTGTGGCTTGCCACTTTTCAGCTAGGAGATAAAGATTGAACGATTACCAGGTCAATGCGTGTCTAATCCAGAGTGCCCACATTGACACCTCGGAAGTTGGCTAGCCCCAAAAGCAAAGGTCGAATTTAGACAAGTGAGGGGAGAGCAAAAGAGATGGAGTGATAGCCGATTAGCAAAATAAATCTTACGGGGCATCAGCTCCTGCAGGTAGCGGCTTTCAATCTACATGCCTCAGACAATACCAGACGTTCGAGCCCTTTATTCGTGTAGACTGCTAAAGAGTTTACAAATCAGTACTGAAAGAAGTAGCCAAACAAAATGGTTGGCTAGGGCTCGGCCCCATAGTCGTCATGAAAGTGACTCACAGTAGGGGCAGAAGACCAAAAGGTGATCGCTCCTCATAACGATCACCTTTTGCCGGTTGAAAAAGAATCACTCGTCTGTTTACAAAGCTATTCTGATTCGTACTTCCCCGACACCTTGCAAGCAAGCCGTCCCCTAGTTCCAGGGTTGTTGTTGCCCCTTGCATTCATGTTGATGGTGACAGATTTGACTAAACTAACGCGACCTACCCCTGGAATCCCAGTGTCAAAACTCTCTTCACCTAAGCTCAGGACACAATGTCCACCATCTCCACGTCTATCAAGTTCCTCAACCTTGATTGAATCCTTGATGATCGAGTAATCATCTTCAGGTGTTTCCTCCTCAGTATCAGGCCAAGTGAATGATGCGTTTGCCGATCTACGCCTTCTACCAGGAGTAGTTGGTGGAGAAGTAACGTCACCCTGCTCACTAAAGAAACGTTCAGCAGCAAGCGCTTGATAATTAGAGGGTTTGACTAAAGTGGGGAGCATCAAAAAGGATGTGACAATTAGCAAAAAAGCTGAAAAGAAAGAGATGAACTTTCCAATGGACCGTTGCATGTTTTAAACCTCCGAATTGAAACATGATTACATCAATCAAAGGAACGGACTAACTTCCAGAAAGTGAGCCGCAGAAAGGGCTGAAGGTCGAGGGGATTGAGTTCCGACCTTGGGCTCCGGCGCCGAGTTAGTTTGGCAGTAACTTGCCTGATAAAAGAATAGCCGATCACCTCCCAACAAGCCAGCCCCTGAAACAACTCTTCAATTGAAACGGTAACGCATGAAAACGGGCGGAAGCCTAATGCTTTGAAAGTGAGCCGCGGCAAGTCCGGAAAGTCGAAAGGATTAAGCTTCGACCGTCGGCTCCGGCAACCTGCTAGGGCTCGCAGCGGTTCGTTTTTTGAAAGAAAAATCGATCACCTATCAGAAAACCAACTCCTGAAGCTAACCTTCAGTTTAGACGGAAGCTGAGCTGAAAAGGCAGAAGCCTAACGCCCGCCGCAACCGGGCATGAACGGAAAGCGTTGACTCAGTCGCCGTGTGTGTGAATGAGTGCTCCGGTTTACGGCTTTGTTACTTACCGTTGTGTCAACGCGATCTGATAGTAACGGTTACAAGAATGTCGTTATAGCCGTAGTCAGACGAGTCCTCAAACCCGAGCTCGACGTATCGCGCGCTTTCAGATTTGACTTGATGGGGGCTTTATACCACGGATTTTGCGCACGTGGTGGACTGCTTTTGTTCCAGCTCGTGATCATGTAGGTCGCATCGTGTGGAACGATCGGCGCATTCCAGTCACTTAGACTGCATGCATAGTTACCACGTTCGGCAAACACTTGTGGATCGGTGGGATCGTTGTTGTAAATGATCGCGGCATTTTCATACCACGATTCGCAACTAAAGTGAAACTCCGCACGCCGATTGGCTGGAACTTTCAAGACGTAAATCTTACCTTGGTCAAGCGACAGGTTTCTATCGGGACCCCAGTTTGCCATAGTAAGGCTCCTGGGTGCGTGTCACCTTCTACAGAGAGAATT
The window above is part of the Rubidibacter lacunae KORDI 51-2 genome. Proteins encoded here:
- a CDS encoding PhzF family phenazine biosynthesis protein, with protein sequence MPPLDFLIVDVFAVGPFTGNQLAVFLDAGDLSTEQMQQLAREMNYSETTFVLSRSPREGGYDVRIFTPKRELPFAGHPTLGTAYAIARELIGTFPERLVLNLPIGPIGVTASSANSDAYDATGETIYWMRQAPPNLGPELDPAAIAAAIGLPPEAIDPDYPVEEVSTGLPCAIVPLRSLAWLKKARLNRERFAALAAMTQSQAILMFCRDTYHPENDLCARVFAPGAGVDEDPATGSANGCLAAYLVAHAYLGNTEEIDARVEQGYEIQRPSLLLLRARADGRAISVEVGGRVVPIACGTLIAEC
- a CDS encoding DUF2256 domain-containing protein, yielding MARQRNKVDLPTKVCPVCDRPFTWRKKWADCWNEVKYCSERCRRRRS
- a CDS encoding GNAT family N-acetyltransferase → MPSVYRDFTIRPWKPRDREVAARVICSVLMEYGLPWQPEAADRDVVGVESHYWQTGGEFWVVERDSELVGTGAYYPRDRGDRAVEIRKMYLLPKARGQGLGWFLLQELEAAVAARDWHEIWLETATVLAAAVRLYERNGYQPATGVDTPRCDRIYVKNLRSPLPPSDR
- a CDS encoding isoprenyl transferase, with translation MAKSTVCDRDATQLVSTLPDDLDRQRLPHHVAVIMDGNGRWARQRGLPRPVGHRRGVGALKDLLSYCRDWGIGTLTAYAFSTENWHRPSQEVEFLLCLFERLLQSELDALDENDIRLHFIGELSELPSGLQRSIERARARTQTNEGVRFNVAVNYGGRAEILRACRRLACQVAEGRLSPDEIDTAQFARQLYTADGPDPDLLIRTSGELRLSNFLLWQVAYAELYVTDAFWPDFDRAEFHRALVAFQQRDRRFGQLKSSRDT
- a CDS encoding glycosyltransferase; translated protein: MTSDLSKLGLVAIGRNEGDRLRQCLDAIVGKVACVVYVDSGSVDNSIELAKQRGIDVVELDLSQPFTAARARNAGWVRLMELDSTLEYVQFVDGDCEIAAGWLETARSTLQGRPEVAAVCGRRRERFPERSPYNRLCDLEWNTPIGETLACGGDAMMRVAALKQVGGFAPHLIAGEEPELCYRLRQQGWKVLRIDADMTLHDAAMVHFRQWWQRALRAGHACAQGAWLHGREPERYCVKECRSILLWGAIVPTVALGLAWPTRGLSLAIALVYPLMIYKVFRFKRSQCGRRNALLYAVACIAGKFPNVFGVLSFHRNRLLGRGYCLVEYK